From one Thermoleophilaceae bacterium genomic stretch:
- a CDS encoding zinc-binding dehydrogenase encodes MRAIQIAEFGGPEVMQLADLPVPEPGDGEVLLHVSRAGINFADTHQRENSYLATFELPLVPGTEVAGTLPDGQRVVAMTGTGGYAEYAVAPASQCFPIPDGVDDGVALALLVQGLTAWHLYRTSARIRPGESVVVIAASGGVGNLAVQLGKPFGAGRVIATASSHEKREQALALGADAALDPGLDELGAAIREVNGGRRVDVVLEMAGGKVFDECLSVLAPFGRLVTYGIASREQNTVRSGALMRGSQSIVGFWLMHCLGREDMMREPLEDLFARAARGELKPLVGETYALSDVRRAHEDLAARRTSGKLLIDPSL; translated from the coding sequence ATGCGTGCCATTCAGATCGCGGAATTCGGGGGCCCCGAGGTGATGCAGCTCGCCGATCTGCCTGTGCCCGAGCCGGGCGACGGCGAGGTGCTCCTTCACGTGAGCCGCGCCGGCATCAACTTCGCGGACACGCACCAGCGAGAGAACTCGTATCTGGCGACGTTCGAGCTGCCGCTCGTTCCGGGCACCGAGGTGGCGGGGACGCTGCCGGACGGGCAGCGCGTGGTGGCGATGACAGGCACCGGCGGCTACGCGGAGTACGCGGTGGCGCCTGCGTCGCAGTGCTTCCCGATTCCGGACGGGGTGGACGATGGCGTGGCCCTCGCGCTGCTCGTCCAGGGGCTCACGGCGTGGCACCTGTATCGCACGTCGGCGCGGATCCGGCCGGGCGAGAGCGTGGTTGTGATCGCTGCCTCGGGTGGTGTGGGCAATCTGGCGGTGCAGCTTGGGAAGCCGTTTGGCGCCGGACGGGTGATCGCAACGGCGTCCTCTCACGAGAAGCGCGAGCAGGCGCTGGCGCTGGGGGCGGATGCGGCGCTCGACCCGGGCCTCGACGAGCTGGGCGCCGCCATCCGCGAGGTCAACGGCGGCCGCCGGGTGGACGTGGTGCTCGAGATGGCGGGCGGGAAAGTCTTCGACGAGTGCCTGAGCGTGCTCGCGCCGTTCGGCCGGCTCGTCACCTACGGCATCGCGAGTCGCGAGCAGAACACCGTGCGCAGCGGCGCGCTGATGCGCGGCAGCCAGTCCATCGTCGGCTTCTGGCTCATGCACTGCCTGGGACGCGAGGACATGATGCGCGAGCCGCTCGAGGATCTCTTCGCGCGCGCGGCGCGCGGCGAGCTCAAGCCGCTGGTGGGCGAGACGTACGCGCTCTCCGACGTGCGCCGCGCCCATGAGGACCTTGCCGCGCGGCGCACGAGCGGCAAGCTGCTGATCGATCCCAGCCTCTGA
- a CDS encoding MBL fold metallo-hydrolase, producing the protein MSAASPQRKRNLPRADQIVRGLWRLRLPIVAWPGVPHVNAFAIASGSGVVLVDTGLAEPGGLGRLEQALDQARLSLEHVRLLVCTHAHSDHYGLAAPIMEASGCELWMHPRHEHMTRAAQDPERALERRIEVARQSGVPEQALREYQAARKDEGFGIVKIVMPDRDLVPGVTVETDLGAWDVHYTPGHAPSHVVLHQPERQLLISGDHLLGRVSLYYDYGWTPDPTGEFLSSLEVVDELDAQLCLAGHGRPFRDVRGHLEANRTTVAERVERVRAAIADEKRTPFEIVPYLLGEDVELTPMMVNWGLSETLCYLRHLEKLGEVEKVDADPERWLAA; encoded by the coding sequence GTGAGCGCGGCGAGCCCGCAGCGCAAGCGCAACCTCCCGCGCGCCGATCAGATCGTGCGCGGGCTCTGGCGCCTGCGGCTGCCGATCGTGGCGTGGCCGGGGGTGCCGCATGTGAACGCGTTCGCGATCGCGTCGGGCAGCGGCGTGGTGCTGGTGGACACGGGGCTCGCGGAGCCGGGTGGCCTCGGGCGGCTCGAGCAGGCGCTCGACCAGGCCCGGCTCTCGCTCGAGCACGTCCGCCTGCTCGTGTGCACGCACGCGCACTCGGATCACTACGGGCTGGCCGCGCCGATCATGGAGGCCTCCGGCTGCGAGCTGTGGATGCACCCGCGCCACGAGCACATGACGCGCGCTGCGCAGGACCCGGAGCGCGCCCTCGAGCGGCGCATCGAGGTTGCGCGCCAGAGCGGGGTGCCCGAGCAGGCGCTGCGCGAGTATCAGGCGGCCCGCAAGGACGAGGGCTTCGGGATCGTGAAGATCGTGATGCCGGACCGTGACCTCGTCCCCGGCGTGACGGTGGAGACGGACCTCGGAGCCTGGGACGTCCACTACACGCCGGGCCACGCGCCCTCGCATGTGGTCCTGCACCAGCCGGAGAGGCAGCTACTGATCTCGGGCGACCATCTGCTCGGCCGCGTCTCCCTCTACTACGACTACGGCTGGACGCCCGATCCCACCGGCGAGTTCCTCTCGAGCCTCGAAGTCGTGGACGAGCTCGACGCCCAGCTCTGCCTGGCCGGCCACGGTCGGCCGTTCCGCGACGTCCGCGGCCACCTCGAGGCGAACCGGACCACGGTGGCCGAGCGCGTGGAGCGCGTGCGGGCGGCGATCGCGGACGAGAAGCGCACGCCCTTCGAGATCGTTCCCTACCTGCTTGGCGAGGACGTGGAGCTCACGCCGATGATGGTGAACTGGGGACTGTCCGAGACCCTCTGCTACCTCCGCCACCTCGAGAAGCTCGGCGAGGTGGAGAAGGTGGACGCGGACCCGGAGCGCTGGCTAGCCGCGTAG
- a CDS encoding LLM class flavin-dependent oxidoreductase, with translation MALKLGLFVNPSADSYGDAVAMVAAAEDGGLDLIGIQDHPYQRRFLDTFQLIGDLLARTERLSFFPDVANLPLRHPAMLAKQAASLDVMSGGRFELGLGAGALADRVATMGGPRRTPGEAVDALEEAISILRAGWSGEERVDFQGEHYPLSGWEPGPPPAHRISIWLGAYKPRMLRLTGRLADGWVPSLGYMKPDAVEEARGRIDEAAEKAGRDPADVLGIYNVSGELTDGARGEGPLDGPPEHWVETLAGWAERLRLSAIILPAQSVEQVERLVADVVPGLRG, from the coding sequence GTGGCGCTGAAGCTCGGCCTCTTCGTCAATCCCTCCGCAGACTCGTATGGCGATGCTGTCGCCATGGTCGCCGCCGCCGAGGACGGCGGACTCGACCTGATCGGGATCCAGGACCACCCGTACCAGCGCCGCTTCCTCGACACCTTCCAGCTGATCGGCGATCTGCTCGCGCGTACCGAGCGCCTGAGCTTCTTTCCCGACGTGGCGAACCTGCCGCTCCGCCACCCCGCGATGCTCGCGAAGCAGGCGGCGTCGCTCGACGTGATGAGCGGCGGCCGCTTCGAGCTCGGGCTCGGCGCCGGCGCACTCGCCGACCGCGTGGCCACGATGGGTGGTCCCCGGCGCACACCGGGAGAGGCGGTTGACGCGCTCGAGGAGGCCATCTCGATCCTGCGCGCCGGCTGGAGTGGCGAGGAGCGAGTGGATTTCCAGGGGGAGCACTACCCGCTCAGCGGATGGGAGCCCGGGCCGCCGCCCGCGCACCGGATCTCGATCTGGCTCGGCGCCTACAAGCCGCGGATGCTGCGGCTCACCGGCCGCCTGGCGGACGGCTGGGTTCCATCGCTCGGCTACATGAAGCCGGACGCGGTGGAGGAGGCGCGGGGGCGCATCGACGAGGCGGCCGAGAAGGCGGGGCGCGATCCGGCTGACGTGCTCGGGATCTACAACGTGAGCGGCGAGCTCACCGATGGCGCGCGCGGCGAAGGGCCACTCGACGGGCCGCCGGAGCATTGGGTGGAGACGCTCGCGGGCTGGGCGGAGCGGCTGCGACTCAGCGCGATCATCCTGCCGGCGCAAAGCGTGGAGCAGGTGGAGCGGCTCGTGGCTGACGTGGTGCCCGGACTACGCGGCTAG
- a CDS encoding citrate synthase, with translation MPDEQTQDASGDGGVATARETLSVTDNRTGKSYELEIKNGTIRAMDLRGIKVNEDDFGLMSFDPAFTNTASCESEITFIDGEAGVLEYRGYSIEDLCDNATYLEVAYLLIHGELPSRDELDSWVHEITHHTYVHENVKKFMEGFRHDAHPMGMLLGTVGALSTFYPGAKNITDPDERHIAAIRLIAKMPTLAAFAYRHQLGLPYVYPDNDLSYPGNFLSMMYKMTEIRYEPDPRLERALDVLWILHADHEQNCSTNAVRGVGSSQVDPYSAVAGGVAALYGPLHGGANEAAVKMLERIGSVDNIPDFLKRVKDREEKLMGFGHRVYKNYDPRARIIKKNVEEVFEVTGMNPKLEIAVELEKQALDDDYFHERKLYPNVDFYSGLIYEALGLPYEMFTVMFAIPRTSGWVSQWLEMVEDKDTKIARPRQVYTGQREREFVPMDKRG, from the coding sequence ATGCCCGATGAGCAGACACAAGACGCAAGCGGCGATGGCGGAGTAGCCACCGCCCGGGAGACCCTCTCGGTCACCGACAACCGCACCGGCAAGAGCTACGAGCTCGAGATCAAGAACGGCACGATCCGCGCGATGGACCTGCGCGGCATCAAGGTGAACGAGGACGACTTCGGCCTGATGTCGTTCGACCCGGCCTTCACCAACACCGCCTCCTGCGAGAGCGAGATCACGTTCATCGACGGCGAGGCCGGCGTGCTCGAGTACCGCGGCTACTCGATCGAGGATCTCTGCGACAACGCCACCTACCTCGAGGTGGCCTACCTGCTCATCCACGGCGAGTTGCCGAGCCGCGACGAGCTCGACAGCTGGGTCCACGAGATCACCCACCACACCTACGTCCACGAGAACGTGAAGAAGTTCATGGAGGGCTTCCGCCACGACGCCCACCCGATGGGGATGCTTCTCGGCACCGTCGGCGCGCTATCCACGTTCTATCCGGGGGCCAAGAACATCACCGACCCGGACGAGCGCCACATCGCGGCCATCCGGCTGATCGCCAAGATGCCGACGCTGGCCGCGTTCGCCTACCGGCACCAGCTCGGGCTTCCCTACGTCTATCCGGACAACGACCTGAGCTACCCCGGCAACTTCCTCTCGATGATGTACAAGATGACCGAGATCCGGTACGAGCCGGACCCGCGTCTGGAGCGCGCGCTCGACGTGCTGTGGATCCTGCACGCCGACCACGAGCAGAACTGCTCCACCAACGCGGTGCGCGGCGTGGGCTCGTCCCAGGTGGACCCGTACTCAGCGGTGGCCGGCGGTGTGGCCGCCCTCTACGGTCCCCTTCATGGCGGCGCCAACGAGGCGGCCGTGAAGATGCTCGAGCGCATCGGCAGCGTGGACAACATCCCGGACTTCCTCAAGCGGGTGAAGGACCGCGAGGAGAAGCTCATGGGCTTTGGTCATCGCGTGTACAAGAACTACGACCCGCGCGCCCGGATCATCAAGAAGAACGTGGAAGAGGTGTTCGAGGTCACCGGGATGAACCCGAAGCTCGAGATCGCCGTGGAGCTCGAGAAGCAGGCGCTCGACGACGACTATTTCCACGAGCGCAAGCTCTACCCGAACGTCGACTTCTACTCGGGCCTGATCTACGAGGCGCTCGGCCTGCCGTACGAGATGTTCACGGTGATGTTCGCGATCCCGCGCACGTCCGGCTGGGTGTCCCAGTGGCTCGAGATGGTTGAGGACAAGGACACGAAGATCGCCCGCCCGCGCCAGGTGTACACGGGTCAGCGCGAGCGCGAGTTCGTGCCGATGGACAAGCGGGGCTAG
- a CDS encoding FAD-binding oxidoreductase: METTTRRRKHWGWGYEDQQPGPEQVREAAAGIRSHLGFEPLEAEEPVPLSEVELPAPRLDPPASLADLCSVDAHDRASHSYGRSYRDIVRAFRGCFDHPVDVVARPREEDDVRRLLEWCADAGAAAIPYGGGTSVVGGVEPAVGDGYEGAVSIDLSELGRVLEVDHVSRAARIQAGASGPQLEDQLREHGLTLRHFPQSFEFSTLGGWIATRAGGHFATLYTHIDDLVESVRALTPQGVWESRRLPGSGAGPSPDRLLIGSEGILGVITEAWVRVQARPTFKASAPVHFESFFAGAEAVRALSQAGLHPSNCRLLDPGEAAVTGSATDGKALLVLGFESADHPVEAWMERALECVAAYGGRVAGRRSQVAADGVGTWRQAFLAAPYLRDTMVAAGVLSETFETAMTWDRMEAFIRDVQARARDALHEAYGAGTVTVRFTHVYPDGAAPYFTLLAPARRGSELDQWDEVKAAASEAVIAAGGTITHHHAVGRDHRPWYDRQRPEPFADALRAAKKALDPSGILNPGVLVDPA; the protein is encoded by the coding sequence ATGGAGACCACCACGAGGCGGCGCAAGCACTGGGGCTGGGGTTACGAGGACCAGCAGCCCGGGCCCGAGCAGGTGCGCGAGGCCGCGGCGGGCATCCGCTCGCACCTCGGCTTTGAGCCGCTCGAGGCAGAGGAGCCGGTGCCGCTCTCCGAGGTGGAGCTCCCCGCGCCACGGCTGGATCCGCCCGCATCGCTCGCGGATCTCTGCTCCGTGGATGCGCATGACCGCGCCTCGCATTCCTACGGCCGCTCGTACCGCGACATCGTGCGCGCCTTCCGCGGCTGCTTCGATCACCCGGTGGATGTGGTGGCGCGCCCGCGCGAGGAGGACGACGTGCGACGCCTGCTCGAATGGTGCGCGGACGCCGGCGCGGCGGCCATCCCGTACGGCGGCGGGACGAGCGTGGTGGGTGGCGTTGAGCCTGCGGTGGGCGATGGCTACGAGGGTGCAGTGTCGATCGACCTGTCGGAGCTTGGGCGTGTGCTCGAGGTGGATCATGTGTCGCGGGCGGCGCGGATCCAGGCGGGCGCCAGCGGCCCGCAGCTCGAGGATCAGCTGCGCGAGCACGGGCTCACGCTGCGCCACTTTCCGCAGTCGTTTGAGTTCTCCACGCTCGGTGGCTGGATAGCCACGCGCGCGGGCGGCCACTTCGCCACGCTCTACACGCATATCGACGACCTCGTGGAGTCGGTGCGGGCGCTCACGCCGCAGGGCGTGTGGGAGTCCCGGCGGCTGCCGGGATCGGGCGCGGGCCCGAGTCCCGACCGCCTGCTGATCGGATCCGAGGGCATCCTCGGAGTGATCACGGAGGCGTGGGTGCGAGTGCAGGCCCGGCCCACGTTCAAGGCGTCGGCGCCGGTGCACTTCGAGAGCTTCTTCGCGGGCGCCGAGGCGGTGCGGGCGCTGTCGCAGGCGGGGCTCCATCCGTCGAACTGCCGGCTGCTCGATCCCGGTGAGGCGGCTGTCACCGGCTCGGCCACGGACGGAAAGGCACTCCTCGTACTCGGGTTCGAGTCGGCCGATCATCCGGTGGAGGCGTGGATGGAGCGCGCGCTCGAGTGCGTCGCCGCCTACGGCGGGCGGGTCGCAGGTCGCAGGTCGCAGGTCGCAGCGGATGGCGTGGGTACGTGGCGCCAAGCCTTCCTCGCCGCGCCCTACCTGCGCGACACGATGGTCGCGGCGGGGGTCCTGTCCGAGACGTTCGAGACGGCGATGACGTGGGATCGGATGGAGGCATTCATTCGTGATGTGCAGGCTCGTGCGCGGGATGCGCTTCACGAGGCGTATGGCGCCGGCACCGTCACTGTCCGCTTCACGCACGTGTATCCGGACGGGGCCGCGCCGTACTTCACGCTGCTCGCGCCCGCGCGCCGCGGTTCGGAGCTCGACCAGTGGGATGAGGTGAAGGCTGCGGCGTCGGAGGCCGTGATCGCGGCGGGCGGGACGATCACGCACCACCACGCGGTGGGGCGCGACCACCGGCCCTGGTACGACCGCCAGCGCCCGGAGCCGTTCGCCGATGCGCTGCGGGCGGCGAAGAAGGCCCTCGACCCGAGCGGGATACTCAACCCCGGCGTGCTCGTGGATCCCGCGTGA
- a CDS encoding 3-hydroxybutyryl-CoA dehydrogenase, with protein MRVSVIGGGLMGSGISEVCARAGLDVTVVESDEEHASRARERIERSLDRGLRAGKMDEAERRAASERVVYTAALEDVEGSDVAIEAIIESEPAKRDVFRKLDQLLPDARFLASNTSSVPIMKLAAETTRPERVLGMHFFNPVPVLPLVELVRSIMTSADTIERARGFAEDTLGKTCIDSQDRAGFIVNALLIPYLLSAIRMYESGFASKEDIDHGMVLGCAHPLGPLALADLIGLDTLQAVAESLYEEFRDPAAVAPALLNRMVEANLLGRKSGRGFYDYSR; from the coding sequence ATGCGTGTGAGCGTGATCGGCGGCGGCTTGATGGGGTCGGGCATCTCGGAGGTGTGTGCCCGCGCGGGGCTCGACGTAACCGTGGTGGAGTCCGACGAGGAACACGCGTCGCGTGCGCGTGAGCGGATCGAGCGCTCGCTGGACCGCGGCCTCCGCGCCGGCAAGATGGACGAAGCCGAGCGCCGCGCCGCAAGCGAACGCGTTGTCTACACCGCCGCGCTCGAGGACGTGGAGGGATCCGACGTCGCGATCGAGGCGATCATCGAGTCCGAGCCCGCCAAGCGCGACGTGTTCCGCAAGCTCGACCAGCTGCTCCCCGACGCGCGCTTTCTCGCGAGCAACACGTCGTCGGTTCCGATCATGAAGCTCGCTGCCGAGACCACGCGACCCGAGCGGGTGCTCGGCATGCACTTCTTCAACCCGGTGCCGGTGCTCCCGCTCGTGGAGCTGGTGCGCTCGATCATGACGTCGGCCGACACCATCGAGAGAGCGCGGGGCTTCGCGGAGGACACGCTCGGCAAGACGTGCATCGACTCGCAGGACCGCGCCGGCTTCATCGTCAACGCGCTGCTGATTCCCTACCTGCTTTCAGCGATCCGCATGTACGAGTCAGGCTTCGCGTCCAAGGAGGACATCGACCACGGGATGGTGCTGGGCTGCGCGCACCCGCTGGGCCCGCTCGCGCTCGCCGACCTGATCGGGCTCGACACGCTGCAGGCCGTGGCCGAATCGCTGTACGAGGAGTTCCGCGATCCGGCGGCCGTCGCGCCGGCGCTGCTCAACCGGATGGTGGAGGCGAATCTGCTCGGCCGCAAGTCCGGCCGCGGCTTCTACGACTACTCGCGCTAG
- a CDS encoding PfkB family carbohydrate kinase, whose translation MSLVVVGSIAFDAVKTPFGERDRMLGGSAVHFSLAASFFTDVRVVGPVGDDFGDAEYEVLHSRGVNTEDIERVEGGQTFFWRGRYEYDLNTAHTEDTQLGVFGEFDPKLSEASRSAGTLFLANIQPDLQRRVRELCDGAQMAGLDSMNLWIDTARDSLVQTIGVVDLVFMNDAEIRMLTEEPNLVRAARKVMDMGPRVVIAKQGEYGAALFTESGFFALPAYPLETVIDPTGAGDSFAGGFLGYLASQGEGAAEDDSELRRAMTYGSTLASFNVEEFGTERVSRLTREEIDERFDEFRHITAIEGIPTR comes from the coding sequence ATGAGCCTGGTTGTGGTGGGATCGATCGCCTTCGATGCGGTGAAGACCCCGTTTGGCGAGCGGGACAGGATGCTCGGCGGCTCTGCCGTGCACTTCTCGCTTGCCGCGAGCTTCTTCACCGACGTGCGCGTGGTGGGGCCGGTGGGCGACGACTTCGGCGACGCCGAGTACGAGGTGCTCCACTCGCGCGGCGTGAACACCGAGGACATCGAACGCGTGGAGGGCGGTCAGACCTTCTTCTGGCGCGGCCGCTACGAGTACGACCTCAACACCGCCCACACCGAGGACACCCAGCTGGGCGTCTTCGGCGAGTTCGATCCGAAGCTGTCCGAGGCATCGCGGTCGGCGGGCACGCTCTTCCTGGCGAACATCCAGCCCGACCTCCAGCGCAGGGTGCGGGAGCTGTGCGATGGCGCGCAGATGGCAGGCCTCGACTCAATGAACCTCTGGATCGATACCGCGCGCGACTCGCTCGTGCAGACCATCGGCGTGGTGGACCTCGTGTTCATGAACGACGCCGAGATCCGCATGCTCACGGAGGAGCCGAACCTCGTGCGCGCCGCGCGCAAGGTCATGGACATGGGGCCGCGCGTGGTGATCGCGAAGCAAGGCGAGTACGGCGCCGCGCTGTTCACCGAGAGCGGGTTCTTCGCCCTGCCTGCATATCCGCTCGAGACGGTGATCGACCCCACCGGCGCGGGCGACTCGTTCGCGGGCGGCTTCCTCGGCTACCTGGCGTCGCAGGGCGAGGGTGCCGCGGAGGACGACAGCGAGCTCCGGCGCGCCATGACGTACGGCTCCACACTCGCCTCTTTCAACGTCGAGGAGTTCGGCACGGAGCGCGTGAGCCGCCTCACGCGCGAAGAGATCGACGAGCGTTTCGACGAGTTCCGCCACATCACGGCGATCGAGGGCATCCCCACCCGTTAG
- the moaA gene encoding GTP 3',8-cyclase MoaA, which translates to MEPLVDGHGRRISDLRVSVTDRCNFRCQYCMPADGLPWLERSEVLSFEEIERVVRLMVGMGIEDVRLTGGEPLVRRDFPRLVGMLSAVEGLKDLSLTTNGYLLERDAAALVDAGISRVNVSIDSLQRDRFFHITRRDSLPQVLRGLEELAKHPEVHPIKVNAVAMRGFTEEEAIPFAEFARSTAFQVRFIEFMPLDADQNWTPDSVLTGEELRQIIHSVYPIEELPREPSATARVFRFADGNGEIGFINPVSEPFCADCNRVRITAEGKLRTCLFSLHETDLREPLRAGASEAELEKIIRDAVWRKELKHHVGEAGFRQPPRTMSAIGG; encoded by the coding sequence ATGGAGCCGCTGGTAGACGGTCACGGGCGCCGCATCTCGGACCTCCGGGTCTCGGTCACCGATCGCTGCAACTTCCGCTGCCAGTACTGCATGCCCGCCGACGGGTTGCCCTGGCTCGAGCGCTCCGAGGTGCTCTCGTTCGAGGAGATCGAGCGGGTGGTGCGGCTCATGGTGGGCATGGGGATCGAGGACGTGCGCCTCACCGGCGGCGAGCCGCTCGTGCGGCGCGACTTCCCGCGGCTCGTGGGAATGCTCTCCGCGGTCGAGGGCCTGAAGGACCTGTCGCTCACCACGAACGGCTATCTCCTCGAGCGCGACGCCGCGGCGCTCGTGGATGCGGGCATCTCGCGCGTGAACGTGTCGATCGACTCGCTGCAGCGCGACCGCTTCTTCCACATCACGAGGCGCGACTCGCTGCCCCAGGTGCTGCGCGGCCTCGAGGAGCTGGCGAAGCACCCGGAGGTGCATCCCATCAAGGTGAACGCGGTGGCCATGCGCGGCTTCACCGAGGAGGAGGCGATCCCGTTCGCGGAGTTCGCGCGCTCGACCGCCTTCCAGGTGCGCTTCATCGAGTTCATGCCGCTCGACGCCGACCAGAACTGGACGCCCGACTCGGTGCTCACCGGCGAGGAGCTTCGTCAGATCATCCACAGCGTTTATCCGATCGAGGAGCTGCCACGCGAACCGTCCGCCACCGCGCGGGTGTTCCGCTTCGCGGACGGCAACGGCGAGATCGGCTTCATCAACCCGGTGTCCGAGCCCTTCTGCGCCGACTGCAACCGGGTGCGCATCACGGCGGAGGGCAAGCTCCGCACCTGCCTCTTCTCGCTGCACGAGACGGACCTTCGCGAGCCGCTCCGGGCCGGCGCGTCCGAGGCCGAGCTCGAGAAGATCATCCGCGACGCCGTGTGGCGCAAGGAGCTCAAGCACCACGTGGGCGAGGCCGGCTTCCGCCAGCCGCCGCGCACGATGAGCGCGATCGGCGGTTGA
- the metF gene encoding methylenetetrahydrofolate reductase [NAD(P)H], protein MRIDHLLEEQRPVFSFEFFPPQTDEGMEQLKRTLWELKDDQPGYVSVTYGAAGTTRDRTVEITKWIKQELGIEAMAHLSCVGEPVERLREILDGIEAAGIENVLALRGDPPRGETEWTPHPGGLRYSTELAKLISDNYDFAIGAACFPEVHPEAPDMAHDIHFLKQKVEAGVGFLITQLFYDNELYFRFVEEARAASITVPIIPGIMPVTNFGQIKRITQMCRATLPETFECELAERAEDPEAVAELGVAYAALQCSDLLARGAPGIHFYTLNRSPATRAILAALRAAHPWDRVAEPV, encoded by the coding sequence ATGAGAATCGACCACCTTCTCGAAGAGCAACGGCCCGTCTTCTCGTTCGAGTTCTTCCCTCCCCAGACGGACGAGGGGATGGAGCAGCTCAAGCGCACGCTGTGGGAGCTGAAGGACGACCAGCCTGGCTACGTGTCGGTCACATACGGCGCCGCCGGCACCACGCGCGACCGCACCGTGGAGATCACGAAGTGGATCAAGCAGGAGCTCGGCATCGAGGCGATGGCGCACCTGAGCTGCGTGGGCGAGCCGGTGGAGCGGCTGCGGGAGATCCTCGACGGGATCGAGGCGGCGGGCATCGAGAACGTGCTCGCGCTACGCGGCGATCCGCCGCGAGGCGAGACCGAATGGACGCCGCACCCCGGCGGCCTGCGCTATTCCACCGAGCTCGCGAAGCTGATCTCGGACAACTACGACTTCGCGATCGGCGCCGCATGCTTCCCGGAGGTGCACCCGGAGGCGCCGGACATGGCGCACGACATCCACTTCCTCAAGCAGAAGGTGGAGGCCGGGGTTGGCTTCCTCATCACGCAGCTCTTCTACGACAACGAGCTGTACTTCCGCTTCGTGGAGGAGGCGCGCGCCGCCAGCATCACCGTGCCGATCATCCCGGGGATCATGCCCGTGACGAATTTCGGGCAGATCAAGCGCATCACGCAGATGTGCAGGGCCACCCTGCCGGAGACGTTCGAGTGCGAGCTGGCCGAGCGTGCCGAGGATCCCGAGGCCGTGGCGGAGCTGGGCGTGGCGTACGCCGCGCTGCAGTGCAGCGACCTGCTCGCGCGCGGCGCGCCGGGCATCCACTTCTACACGCTCAACCGCTCGCCGGCCACGCGCGCGATCCTCGCCGCGCTCCGCGCCGCGCACCCGTGGGACCGCGTGGCCGAGCCCGTGTAG